Proteins encoded within one genomic window of Humulus lupulus chromosome 1, drHumLupu1.1, whole genome shotgun sequence:
- the LOC133800963 gene encoding adenylosuccinate synthetase 2, chloroplastic: MNLSSLATLDSNLLSTPRCRAFKAHFRTHVSHSRNIVVCSFNPQAASSLSVVESAAQKSSRIDSLSQVSGVLGCQWGDEGKGKLVDILAQHFDIVARCQGGANAGHTIYNAEGKKFALHLVPSGILNEETMCVIGNGVVIHLPGFFKEIDGLKSNGVSCDGRILVSDRAHLLFDFHQEVDGLREAELAKSFIGTTRRGIGPCYSSKVIRNGIRVGDLRHMDTFPQKLDVLLSDAASRFRDFKYSPEMLKEEVEKYKRFAERLEPFIVDSVHVMNEAISEKKKILVEGGQATMLDIDFGTYPFVTSSSPSAGGICTGLGIAPRVLGDLIGVVKAYTTRVGSGPFPTEILGQGGDLLRFAGQEFGTTTGRPRRCGWIDIVALKYCCQINGFSSLNLTKLDVLSDLPEIQLGVTYKLVDGTPIKSFPSDLRLLEQLKVEYEVMPGWNTDISSIRNYSDLPKAAREYVERIEELVGIPVHYIGVGPGRDALIFK, translated from the exons ATGAACCTCTCCTCCCTTGCAACCCTAGACTCCAATCTACTCTCCACCCCTCGATGCAGGGCCTTCAAAGCCCACTTTCGGACCCATGTTTCACATTCGAGAAACATTGTTGTCTGCTCCTTCAATCCTCAAGCTGCGTCATCACTCAGCGTTGTTGAGTCCGCTGCCCAGAAGTCTAGTCGAATTGACTCATTGAGTCAGGTATCTGGTGTGTTAGGCTGCCAGTGGGGTGACGAAGGTAAAGGCAAACTGGTAGACATCTTGGCCCAACACTTCGATATAGTTGCTCGTTGTCAG GGTGGAGCTAATGCTGGGCATACCATCTACAATGCAGAGGGGAAGAAATTCGCCCTTCACCTTGTGCCTTCTGGTATTTTGAACGAGGAGACTATGTGTGTCATTGGAAATGGAGTTGTGATCCATCTTCCTGGGTTTTTCAAAGAGATTGATGGGCTCAAATCAAATGGGGTCTCCTGCGATGGAAGGATATTGGTTTCTGATCGTGCCCACCTGCTATTTGATTTCCATCAAGAGGTTGATGGGCTTAGAGAAGCTGAGCTTGCCAAGTCTTTTATTGGAACTACAAGGAGAGGGATTGGACCTTGTTACTCCAGCAAGGTTATTCGAAATGGCATTAGAGTAGGTGATCTGAGGCACATGGATACTTTCCCTCAGAAGCTTGATGTTTTGTTATCAGATGCTGCATCAAGATTCCGAGATTTTAAATATAGCCCTGAAATGCTCAAAGAAGAGGTCGAGAAATACAAGAGGTTTGCTGAGAGGTTGGAACCATTTATTGTTGATTCTGTGCATGTAATGAACGAAGCAATCtcagagaagaagaagattttGGTCGAAGGTGGTCAAGCAACCATGCTGGATATCGACTTTGGAACATACCCTTTTGTAACTTCTTCTAGCCCATCAGCTGGTGGAATTTGCACTGGTCTTGGAATTGCACCTAGAGTTTTAGGTGATCTTATTGGAGTG GTAAAAGCCTACACTACTAGAGTTGGCTCTGGTCCATTCCCTACCGAAATCTTGGGTCAAGGGGGTGACCTTCTCAGGTTTGCTGGGCAGGAGTTTGGCACAACTACCGGTCGTCCTCGCCGTTGTGGTTGGATTGACATAGTTGCTCTCAAGTACTGCTGTCAGATTAATGGTTTTTCTTCACTCAATCTCACCAAACTTGATGTGTTATCCGATCTTCCTGAAATTCAGTTGGGGGTCACATACAAGCTAGTTGATGGCACACCAATCAAATCGTTCCCATCCGACCTTCGTCTCCTTGAGCAATTGAAG GTGGAGTATGAAGTAATGCCTGGATGGAACACTGATATATCTTCAATTAGAAACTATTCTGATCTGCCAAAGGCTGCTCGTGAATATGTGGAAAGGATAGAAGAACTTGTGGGCATTCCAGTTCATTACATTGGTGTTGGGCCTGGAAGAGATGCCCTAATATTCAAATGA